One part of the Girardinichthys multiradiatus isolate DD_20200921_A chromosome 10, DD_fGirMul_XY1, whole genome shotgun sequence genome encodes these proteins:
- the LOC124875403 gene encoding 5-hydroxytryptamine receptor 3A-like, with protein sequence MAALGWRFVSLYLGLLQAFGAVSTGPLLLLVVDVDSSDRACSYQDVLTYLNLSKNNELFSLTRPVRDFRKPTEVYLEVLLYAILDVREIDQTFVPYVWILVEWQNDYISWDPRNFCGMKNVTIPTDILWKPDLTIEEMTERDKAPPSPYLTISSNGKVLIQNDQVLVSTCRIQVHKFPFDVQSCTLSIKSVVHSVQEIKLNSLNSSVTTVWSRNVMRTQYEWLFVKMTVTTETVMPFGSKQDTIIYTIFMKRRPVLYIVNFLLPVLFFLCLDLSSFLISDRSGEKLSFKVTVLLAVTVMQLILNDILPSSSDKIPLIEVYCTGIFGLMFLSLLETILMMYLMELESESQDIEMDRRHSLGESFGDNLGRDTDYQSCEEGETYTREGGIVFVL encoded by the exons ATGGCTGCCCTGGGGTGGCGGTTTGTTTCTCTCTACCTGGGGCTGCTGCAGGCTTTCGGGGCTGTGTCCACCGGTCCTTTGCTGCTCCTTG TTGTAGATGTGGATTCCTCTGATAGAGCGTGTAGTTATCAGGATGTTTTAACCTACCTGAACTTGAGCAAAAATAATGAGCTGTTTTCCTTGACCCGACCTGTGAGAGACTTccgaaaacccacagaggtgtATCTGGAAGTATTGCTGTACGCTATCCTAGATGTG AGAGAGATTGACCAGACGTTTGTACCATATGTTTGGATTCTTGTG GAGTGGCAGAATGATTACATTTCCTGGGATCCCAGAAATTTTTGTGGCATGAAAAATGTTACTATTCCTACAGACATTCTGTGGAAGCCAGATCTCACTATTGAAgaaat GACAGAAAGGGATAAAGCCCCTCCAAGTCCTTACCTCACCATAAGCAGCAATGGTAAAGTCCTTATTCAGAACGATCAGGTGCTGGTCAGCACATGTAGGATACAGGTTCACAAATTCCCATTTGACGTTCAGAGCTGCACCCTCTCAATTAAATCAGTTGTTCACTCCG TGCaggaaataaagctgaactCCTTGAACTCCTCAGTGACCACGGTTTGGTCACGTAACGTGATGAGGACACAGTATGAGTGGTTGTTTGTTAAAATGACAGTTACCACCGAAACAGTTATGCCATTTGGATCCAAGCAAGATACAATCATTTACACT ATCTTTATGAAAAGGAGGCCAGTACTCTACATTGTCAACTTCCTGCTGCCTGTCCTCTTCTTCTTGTGCCTGGACTTGTCCTCCTTCCTGATCTCAGACAGAAGTGGTGAAAAGCTTAGCTTCAAAGTCACTGTGCTGCTGGCTGTCACAGTGATGCAGCTCATTCTTAATGACATTCTGCCTTCATCATCAGACAAGATCCCACTGATTG AAGTATACTGCACTGGGATTTTTGGGCTGATGTTTCTCAGCCTCCTGGAGACAATTTTGATGATGTATCTGATGGAGCTAGAGTCTGAATCCCAAGACATtgagatggacagaagacacaGTTTGGGAGAGAGTTTTGGAGACAATCTAGGCAGAGACACTGACTACCAGAGCTGTGAGGAAGGTGAGACTTACACCAGAGAGGGAGGAATAGTTTTTGTGCTCTAG